CACATATGAATCATGTATCCGTCtgtaatttctattttttttttgtggactGGATGTCCTTTGATGTTGATTTTTGATCACTAATTTCTGCAAATACTTTTATgctttctcataaaaaaaaatgattttcctaTGTTATCCCACATAGTGTAATTGATTAGTTTTTATTGTTCAGGGGTTTTCAGTTATCTTCAGTGGTGTGCTTTGTCTGAGAAAAGGTATCCAACTGTAGGATTGTACATTACTTTGTATCTGAACTGTTGGGGTTAAATCTGTGGATAGGGATTGCTTGCATACAGTGTAGAAATGGAAACAAAACTCGAAAAGGTATTGGATAGTAAAAGCAGAATTGTGGTTGGCTGGAAGAGGAAGCGGGCGGCTCAGTATGCAGCACACTTATCTGCTTTGAACTCAAAGAAAAATAGGCTTTGCAAGCGGAGAAAATTAGATGGGTATAGAATGAATTATGGgcctaattttgaaaaatctttgCTTAAAGgttattcaaattttatgaaaactGAGCTGCCACAACGCATAATGTTTTATGTAAATGGTGACTGGAAAGATTTCCCTCAAAATATCATTACCTTGGTGAGGAAAGATTTTCAGGTCAGGAAGTCATATACTGAGGTTGAACTCAATGGTAATTGCTTTATGCTAGACTTCATGCACATGGTACGGGTAGATATGAAAACAGGTTTACAGCAACCTATTGCTTGGATTGATGAAGCTGGTAACTGCTTCATTCCAGAAACTTTCTCAGGGGAAGATGAAATTCATTACTGCTGCAGGCATGAATATGGTAAAGATCAACAGCTCTTTTTTGGGGAGCCTTATGGGTCTCATGATATCAAATTGCAACTTGAGATTGACATAAAAGGAGTTGGTCACTCTAAATTGGAGGAATGTAGTGGAGAGTCAAATGCTCTTGATAAGCATTTTCTGATTGGTAAAAAACCTGCTAGCAACCGATTTGATGTTGAAGTTGAGGATAGCAATAAAATGTCTGATGTAAAAGTGGATGAGGCTGTTGGAGAAAATCAACAGATAGAGGGAAATTTAATCAGTAGGATTGGATCAAGCCATGGAAGTTTGGATTTTGATACTGTGAGGGACATGTTTACTAGTGGCATGAACTCGCTCATTAGTGCAGACATAATTGAGGTATACCGGGGCTCTAGTGCTTCAATGGAAGCTCGACTAGAGCTTTTTCAGAAGCAGATTGAAATCACTAGCAAGTATCGTGCTGATGCAAATGTTAAATATGCTTGGCTTGCTGCTTCTAAAGAAGCACTATCTAGTATCATGATGTATGGGCTTGGGCATTGTAGACCGTCCAAAGTGAAGCCTGTATATGGCATTGGTGTTCATCTAACAGCTGCAAACTTCTCATATCCCAggtttgaattttcttttctgatCTGTTAGTTTAGATATATTCTGGAAGTTGCAGGTGTGAATCTATAATAATGATTAGACCTTAATGTTGAAAAAATAATGATCTGATCTTCTTTCCTATACAAAAATTGAATTCTTCTTCCTGGGTGAGCTAGCCATGTCCCCAAAGAGCAGTGATGCtagagaaaagaggaaaaacttctaaaaccacaaagcagGGCTCAGAGCCTCCCAATTGGGTCTCCTTAGGTCAATAAGATCTTTACTCGGTAGTGATTCGGTAAAGATCTGCAGTGAATTTTTGGTCACTTGCCTTTGAGGGGTTGTCCATGGTTGAAtgtcttcctttcttttttattaccATCATTACTTCATTGTTATCATAATTAATATCTATTCAATCTTTTTCTAATTTGCTTTTAGATAAGGATTCAGATTTTGTTTGCTTTGCAGTGTAAATTATTGTGATGTTGACGAAAATGGAGTACAGCACATCGTATTATGTCGTGTTATAATGGGAAATATGGAGCTTGTTCATCCTGGATCTGGACAATGTCATCCCAGTAGTGAGAATTTTGACAGTGGAGTAGATGATCTTCAAAATCCGAAACATTATATAATATGGAATATGAACATGAACACACACATCTATCCTGAATATGTTGTTAGTTTCAAGGTTTCTTCCAGGGTTGGTGCTGAAGGTGATGTTTTACCCCTTTAGGTTATCTGTTTGTTTGGTGATTAACTTTacgtttttttttctcttgttagGATTCAATGGTATCTCATATGTCCTATGCGCTGTCATGCTACTCAATCAATTTATCATATCTTGGCTGAAGCATCAACAAAGAAATCTCTAAGATCATAAATTAATTAGTCTACTTTTTGGCTGGGGGTATGGGGGCTAGGGGTGGAGGGGAAGGGTAAATAGAGGaggttgtgtttttttttgcttgCCTATTGATGCTTAAGTTCTAGTTTAAATGTAAAAACCTGTAGGGTAGGCTTCCTACATGCAAACTAATCCATAAAGCCAGCCCCAAGTTAGAAGAAGACTCGCAAATTATGGTTCTACTTTTCTGGAACACTTTAAGTGCTTGAGCTAGTACTTGTCATTGTTTCTGCAGGATATCTTATTGGAAATGAGAGCAATTATGACATTTCAGGGGTTACTACTTGTCAAGGGCAGTCTCAAGGCCATTCAAAGTTGGGTTTGCACCCAGTTGGTTTGGTGAGTGTTGCACTTAGAATGAATTGTTTGTGTTCTGTTCTTCTTTGGGTTTGATATTTCACCTTTCTATTGTGTactatgttttgtttttatttcattttttgctGCCTAGGTAGCAGATAATAACTAAAAACCATGAGATTGGGAAAAAAGCCGATAAGGGCCTGTTTTGATAAACTTTTGATAGCAAATGGtgttttgagaatttgttctgAAAACAAGTTGTCtttagaacaaatttgaggTGTTTTCAGTTGTTTTTTATGAAGTGTTGTGAGCAACAATTAAAAAGATAGAGAATACTTTGAGACCTCTTGTTTAGCCAGATATGAGGGTCATAATATCGAGCAGTTTGTTCTGGACATTTCTATGTTCTCCTAATGCTAGTATGTTGACATGGGATTTAGGCCAGATATGGTGGTTGTAATATTGAGCAGTGTGTTCTGGACAGTTTTGTGTTCTACTGCTAGCATTTTGACATGGGATTTCAAATAGTAATTATACCAGAATATGTAGTGAGTGTTCTGAATAAGTATGAACAATTTAATGAAAGTTCAGAGATGTTATAACAGTGACAAAAAATGTAAGAGAGAAGAACTACTACATTTCAAATGTAAGTCAGGATTGCATGTGTGCATGTTCTTCAAATGTCTTGACATTAGAAAGAATTGAATGAAGTTATGATAATTAACTGATATTTGAATGCAAAACATAACGAATGCTTATCAGAGATGACATTAGCTGAATgtgataaataattaaaaggaAATGCAGCGAGTGGCTAAAATAAATGGCATGCCGGGAAGAATTGAATTCAGCAATTATGAACCTATAATTAAGAGATCGAAAAGGTCCGGAAAAAAAATCTACTGTCTGCTGGAATTTAAGGATTGGCTGCATTGGAAGTAAGCTAGTTTCATATTTCACTGCAGCATTgcctgttttttgttttggtctTCTATAACTTGCATCCTAGTAAAGGTACAATGCCCCTTCTTTCAAGTGCCATTTACGTAGTTAACTAATTATTTCTTAACACTATGATGTGgtattttcaattatatatttgggtttatcaaaataatttgatatagtTTGACCTTCCCTGCCTGGCTATAGGTTCTTTGGTGTTTGCTGTGGTTCTTTTCTTCATGCAGAAGGTACAGGTCTGAAAAATCTCACACTGAATTGAGAGCCTGATGCCTTGGCTCTGTTGAGCAACTAGTTGCGCACAAGGAGACTTTGAAAAGTGTTACTGTGCATTGTTTAGGCCTAGTGACAAAATATATAGCTGACTAGGATGCTGTATGATAATGGACATTATGCATATTGAACACAAGTGTTCATGCTAGAGTGTCAAGATGATCGTCCATTGCTGTACATGATTATATTCACTTGTTCATATATTGTCGGTGGCCAGGTTTTTAGCTTCTACCCCTTATATTATTGCTAAAAATTTGTTGTTTAATTGACCAC
This DNA window, taken from Vitis vinifera cultivar Pinot Noir 40024 chromosome 2, ASM3070453v1, encodes the following:
- the LOC100260925 gene encoding inactive poly [ADP-ribose] polymerase RCD1 isoform X1, producing METKLEKVLDSKSRIVVGWKRKRAAQYAAHLSALNSKKNRLCKRRKLDGYRMNYGPNFEKSLLKGYSNFMKTELPQRIMFYVNGDWKDFPQNIITLVRKDFQVRKSYTEVELNGNCFMLDFMHMVRVDMKTGLQQPIAWIDEAGNCFIPETFSGEDEIHYCCRHEYGKDQQLFFGEPYGSHDIKLQLEIDIKGVGHSKLEECSGESNALDKHFLIGKKPASNRFDVEVEDSNKMSDVKVDEAVGENQQIEGNLISRIGSSHGSLDFDTVRDMFTSGMNSLISADIIEVYRGSSASMEARLELFQKQIEITSKYRADANVKYAWLAASKEALSSIMMYGLGHCRPSKVKPVYGIGVHLTAANFSYPSVNYCDVDENGVQHIVLCRVIMGNMELVHPGSGQCHPSSENFDSGVDDLQNPKHYIIWNMNMNTHIYPEYVVSFKVSSRVGAEGYLIGNESNYDISGVTTCQGQSQGHSKLGLHPVGLGNDSHPTPSLGRSLGKATTLGSSTLRVPKSPWMPFPMLFAAISKKVPLKDMQLVDTQYELFRRKKISRADFVKKLRLIVGDTLLKSTITHLQCKVRVQFGSISVEIFGFCEVICELRIPSI
- the LOC100260925 gene encoding inactive poly [ADP-ribose] polymerase RCD1 isoform X3, translating into METKLEKVLDSKSRIVVGWKRKRAAQYAAHLSALNSKKNRLCKRRKLDGYRMNYGPNFEKSLLKGYSNFMKTELPQRIMFYVNGDWKDFPQNIITLVRKDFQVRKSYTEVELNGNCFMLDFMHMVRVDMKTGLQQPIAWIDEAGNCFIPETFSGEDEIHYCCRHEYGKDQQLFFGEPYGSHDIKLQLEIDIKGVGHSKLEECSGESNALDKHFLIGKKPASNRFDVEVEDSNKMSDVKVDEAVGENQQIEGNLISRIGSSHGSLDFDTVRDMFTSGMNSLISADIIEVYRGSSASMEARLELFQKQIEITSKYRADANVKYAWLAASKEALSSIMMYGLGHCRPSKVKPVYGIGVHLTAANFSYPSVNYCDVDENGVQHIVLCRVIMGNMELVHPGSGQCHPSSENFDSGVDDLQNPKHYIIWNMNMNTHIYPEYVVSFKVSSRVGAEGYLIGNESNYDISGVTTCQGQSQGHSKLGLHPVGLVLWCLLWFFSSCRRYRSEKSHTELRA
- the LOC100260925 gene encoding inactive poly [ADP-ribose] polymerase RCD1 isoform X2; translated protein: METKLEKVLDSKSRIVVGWKRKRAAQYAAHLSALNSKKNRLCKRRKLDGYRMNYGPNFEKSLLKGYSNFMKTELPQRIMFYVNGDWKDFPQNIITLVRKDFQVRKSYTEVELNGNCFMLDFMHMVRVDMKTGLQQPIAWIDEAGNCFIPETFSGEDEIHYCCRHEYGKDQQLFFGEPYGSHDIKLQLEIDIKGVGHSKLEECSGESNALDKHFLIGKKPASNRFDVEVEDSNKMSDVKVDEAVGENQQIEGNLISRIGSSHGSLDFDTVRDMFTSGMNSLISADIIEVYRGSSASMEARLELFQKQIEITSKYRADANVKYAWLAASKEALSSIMMYGLGHCRPSKVKPVYGIGVHLTAANFSYPSVNYCDVDENGVQHIVLCRVIMGNMELVHPGSGQCHPSSENFDSGVDDLQNPKHYIIWNMNMNTHIYPEYVVSFKVSSRVGAEGYLIGNESNYDISGVTTCQGQSQGHSKLGLHPVGLGNDSHPTPSLGRSLGKATTLGSSTLRVPKSPWMPFPMLFAAISKKVPLKDMQLVDTQYELFRRKKISRADFVKKLRLIVGDTLLKSTITHLQCKVPSKTSCDLEAPKQELESSGSL